From the Lathyrus oleraceus cultivar Zhongwan6 chromosome 4, CAAS_Psat_ZW6_1.0, whole genome shotgun sequence genome, one window contains:
- the LOC127076595 gene encoding MLO-like protein 1 yields MSGGGEGEGSDLQFTPTWVVALVCTIIVAVSFAVERSLHRLGKYLKKKNQKALFQALQKIKEELMILGFISLFLTITQNGITKICVRESWTLHMLPCSPDEKEKKESKPSSTSHFQRFFSSNDVFTAARHLLADDGDDHPSTHEKLGYCAAKGKVPLLAVEALHHLHIFIFVLAVVHVTSCVLTIIFGGLNIRRWKHWEDSIATDENIESQHAPERMESVTHVHQHEFIQSHFTGFGKDSTIMGWVRSFFKQFYGSVTKLDYVTLRLGFIMTHCKTNPKFNFHKYMTRALEDDFKKVVGISWYLWIFVVIFMLLNVNGWHAYFWIAFIPVILVLAVGTKLEHVIIQLAHEVAEKHSAIQGELVVQPSDHHFWFHRPRIVLFLIHLILFQNSFEIAYFFWIWVTYGFNSCIMGELPYSVPRLVIGVFIQVLCSYSTLPLYAIVTQMGSNFKNAIFDEQVQVRLAGWAQKAKKKGLRGNNNQSGQGSSHDNGGNVGVQLGSAFRRAPSAPENNSNVPRGEESV; encoded by the exons ATGAGTGGTGGTGGAGAAGGTGAAGGAAGTGATTTACAGTTTACTCCAACATGGGTTGTTGCTCTTGTTTGCACTATCATTGTTGCTGTTTCTTTTGCTGTTGAACGGTCTCTTCATCGTCTTGGCAAGTATCTTAAGAAGAAAAACCAGAAAGCACTCTTTCAAGCCTTACAAAAAATCAAAGAAG AGTTGATGATATTGGGTTTTATTTCATTGTTTTTGACTATAACACAAAATGGGATCACAAAAATATGTGTTCGAGAAAGTTGGACTCTTCATATGCTTCCTTGTAGTCCTGAcgagaaagaaaaaaaagaatcaaaaccatcttccacttcacattttCAGAGGTTTTTCTCTTCCAATGATGTTTTTACCGCGGCTCGGCACCTTCTAGCTGACGATGGCGATGATCATCCATCAACACATGAGAAACTTGGATACTGTGCTGCCAAG GGCAAGGTGCCTCTGTTAGCTGTGGAAGCACTGCATCACTTGcatatatttatttttgttctaGCTGTTGTTCATGTCACTTCATGTGTTTTGACTATAATTTTTGGAGGATTGAAT ATTCGTCGATGGAAGCATTGGGAAGACTCTATTGCTACTGATGAAAACATTGAATCACAACATG CTCCGGAACGGATGGAATCGGTGACTCATGTTCATCAGCATGAGTTTATACAAAGTCATTTTACTGGTTTTGGCAAAGATTCTACTATAATGGGATGGGTG AGATCATTTTTCAAGCAATTTTATGGATCTGTGACAAAGTTGGATTATGTGACATTAAGACTTGGTTTCATTATG ACTCATTGTAAGACAAATCCAAAGTTTAATTTTCACAAGTACATGACCCGCGCGCTCGAAGATGATTTCAAGAAAGTCGTCGGTATTAG TTGGTACCTTTGGATCTTTGTGGTCATATTTATGTTGCTTAATGTCAATG GTTGGCACGCGTATTTTTGGATTGCTTTCATCCCCGTCATT CTTGTACTTGCTGTTGGAACAAAGCTAGAACATGTAATAATTCAATTAGCTCATGAAGTAGCTGAAAAACATTCAGCCATACAAGGTGAACTAGTTGTTCAACCATCAGATCATCACTTCTGGTTTCATCGTCCTCGCATCGTCCTCTTCTTGATTCACTTGATCCTTTTCCAAAATTCTTTCGAGATTGCATACTTTTTCTGGATTTGG GTAACATATGGCTTTAACTCATGTATAATGGGAGAGCTTCCTTACAGCGTCCCAAGGCTCGTTATTGG GGTATTTATTCAGGTGCTATGTAGTTATAGTACTCTACCACTATATGCAATTGTTACACAG ATGGGAAGTAATTTTAAGAATGCTATATTTGATGAACAAGTACAAGTTCGTCTTGCTGGTTGGGCACAAAAGGCAAAGAAGAAAGGGTTAAGAGGTAATAATAACCAATCTGGCCAAGGAAGTTCTCATGATAATGGTGGAAATGTTGGTGTTCAGTTAGGGTCAGCTTTTAGAAGGGCACCGTCTGCCCCAGAAAACAACAGTAATGTACCTAGAGGTGAAGAGTCGGTATGA
- the LOC127076594 gene encoding MLO-like protein 1, producing MGAGGEGIDLQFTPTWVVALVCTVLVAVSFALVRSLHYLGKFLKRKNQESLFQALQKIKEELMLLGFISIFLAQTQSLIVEICVPEKWMHHMLPCKLDEKEYEKTVAKSKPKTVAHFQTFFSSNDVFGTARRLLNDNSDHQSKDEQHGHCAAEGKVPLLSMEGLHRLHIFIFVLAISHVTICVLTMVLGGLIIRKWKHWEHSIVEDEDNESQHARERAEEVIHVHEHEFIQHHFFGFGKNSAILGWVRSFFKQFYGSVTKLDYVTLRRGFIMTHCRGNRQFNFHKYMNRALEEDFKKVVGISWYLWIFVVIFLLLNINGWHAYFWIAFIPIILILAVGTKLEHVIIQLAHEVAENNSAIEGELVVQPSNDHFWFNRPRIVLFLIHLTLFEISFEIAFLFWILVIYGFDSCIMEQIQYSIPRLTVGVLIQMLCSCSTLPLYALVTQMGSDFNKAIFVEEIQARLFSWAQKAKQEVQNQSSQGSVRNSSDVNIEIGSVDRRGSVDRRGSVDRMRATPEERRGSVDRMRTTPEERRGSVDRMATTPEDDNGIVPIDEEENVR from the exons ATGGGTGCTGGTGGAGAAGGAATCGATTTGCAATTTACTCCTACATGGGTTGTTGCTCTTGTTTGCACTGTCCTTGTCGCCGTTTCATTTGCTCTTGTACGTTCTCTTCATTATCTTGGCAAGTTTCTTAAGAGGAAAAATCAAGAATCACTCTTTCAAGCCTTACAAAAAATCAAAGAAG AGTTGATGCTGTTGGGTTTTATTTCTATATTTCTGGCTCAAACACAAAGTCTGATTGTAGAAATCTGTGTTCCAGAAAAATGGATGCATCATATGCTTCCTTGTAAACTTGACGAAAAAGAATATGAAAAAACAGTTGCAAAATCAAAACCAAAAACAGTTGCACATTTTCAGACTTTTTTCTCTTCCAATGATGTTTTTGGCACTGCTAGACGCCTTCTTAATGATAATTCTGATCACCAATCAAAAGACGAACAACATGGCCATTGTGCTGCCGAG GGAAAGGTACCTCTATTATCTATGGAAGGACTGCATCGCCTGCATATCTTTATTTTTGTCCTAGCTATTAGTCATGTGACCATATGTGTTTTGACTATGGTTTTGGGAGGATTAATC ATTCGTAAATGGAAGCACTGGGAACACTCTATTGTTGAAGATGAAGACAATGAATCACAACATG CTCGGGAGCGGGCGGAGGAGGTGATTCATGTTCATGAGCATGAATTTATACAGCATCACTTTTTTGGTTTTGGCAAAAATTCTGCTATACTGGGATGGGTG AGATCATTTTTCAAGCAATTTTATGGATCTGTGACAAAGTTGGATTATGTAACATTAAGGCGAGGTTTCATTATG ACTCATTGTAGGGGAAATCGACAGTTTAATTTTCATAAGTACATGAATCGTGCACTTGAAGAAGACTTTAAGAAAGTTGTTGGTATAAG TTGGTATCTTTGGATCTTTGTGGTCATATTTTTGTTGCTTAATATCAATG GTTGGCATGCATATTTCTGGATTGCCTTCATTCCCATTATT TTAATACttgctgttggaaccaagctaGAACATGTAATAATTCAATTAGCTCATGAAGTAGCTGAAAATAATTCAGCCATAGAAGGTGAATTAGTAGTTCAACCATCAAACGATCACTTCTGGTTTAATCGTCCTCGCATCGTCCTCTTCTTGATTCACTTGACCCTTTTCGAAATTTCTTTTGAGATAGCCTTCCTTTTCTGGATACTG GTAATATATGGCTTTGATTCATGTATAATGGAACAAATCCAATACAGTATTCCAAGGCTCACTGTTGG GGTACTTATTCAGATGCTATGTAGTTGCAGTACCCTACCACTGTATGCACTGGTTACACAG ATGGGAAGTGACTTTAACAAGGCGATATTTGTTGAGGAAATACAAGCACGTCTGTTTAGTTGGGCACAAAAAGCAAAACAAGAAGTCCAAAACCAATCTTCCCAAGGAAGTGTTCGTAATAGTTCAGATGTTAACATTGAGATAGGGTCAGTAGACAGAAGAGGGTCAGTAGACAGAAGAGGGTCAGTAGACAGAATGAGAGCTACCCCAGAAGAGAGAAGAGGGTCAGTAGACAGAATGAGAACTACCCCAGAAGAGAGAAGAGGGTCAGTAGACAGAATGGCAACTACCCCAGAAGACGACAACGGCATTGTCCCTATAGATGAAGAAGAGAATGTACGATGA